tgcaggttgttaatgagtctccttccaatcttgatgtcccattcttctttatatagtccagcttctcttattatttgttcagcatacagattaaataggtatggtgaaagaatacaaccctgacacacacctttcctgactttcaaccaatcagtatacccttgttctgtccgaacaactgcctcttgacgtatgtaaatgttcctcacgagcacaattaagtgatctggaattcccattctttgtatattacccatagtttgttatgatccacacagtcaaatgcctttgcataatcaataaaacacaggtaaacgtccttctggtattctctgctttcagccaggatccatctgacatcagcaatgatatccctggttccacgtcctcttctgaaaccagcctgaatttctggcagttccctgttgatatactgctgcaaccgtttttgaacgatcttcagcagaattttgcttgcatgtgatattaatgatattgttctataatttccacattttgttggatcacctttcttgggaataggcataaatatggatcccttccagttagttggccaggaagctgtcttccatattttttggcacagacgagtgagcacctccagtgctgcatctgtttgttcaaacatctcacttgatattccatcaattcctggagccttgttttttaccaatgccttcagagcaccttggacttcctccttcagtaccatcggttcctggtcatatgccacctcttgaaatggttgaacatcgactaattctttttggtataatgaccctgtgtattccttccatcttcttttgatgcttcctgagtcgtttaatattttcccccatagaatccttcactattgcaactcgaggcttgaattttttcttcagttctttcagcttgagaaatgccgagtgagttcttcccttttagttttccatctccagctctttgcacatgtcattacaatactttactttgtcttctcgagatgccctttgaaatcttctgttcagttcttttacttcacgaattcttccttttgctttagctgctggacactcaagagcaagtttcagagtctcctctgacatccatcttagtcttttctttctttcctggcttttcaataacctcttgctttcttcatatatgatgtccttgatgtcattccacgacttgtctggtcttcagtcactagtgttcaatgggtcaaatctattcttgagatgggctctaaattcaggtggggtatattcaaggccgtattttggctctcgtggacttgctctgattttcttcagtgttagcttgaacttgcatatgaacaattgatggtctgttccacagtcagtccctggccttgttctgactgatgatattgagcttttccatggtctctttccacagatgtagtcaatttgatttctgtgtgttccatctggccaggtccatgtgtatactcaccgtttatgttggtgaaagaaggtatttgcaatgaagaagccgttggtcttgcaaaattctatcattctatctccggcattgtttctatcaccaaggccatactttccaactactgatccttcttctttgtttccaactttcacattctgatcaccagtaattatcaatgcaccttgattgcatgttcaatcaacttcagactgtagcagctgattaaaatcttctatttcttcatctttggccctagtggttggtgtgtaaatttgaataatagttgtattaactggtcttccttgtaggcgtgtggatattatcctatcactgacagcattctatttcaggatagatcttgaaacgttctttttgacgatgaatccaacaccattcctcttcgacttgtctttcccagtatagtagactatatgattgttcgattcaaaatggccaataccagtccatttcagctcactaatgcctaggatattaatgtttatgtgttccatttcattttttatgatttctaattttcctagatttgtacttcgtacattccaggttccgattattaatggatgtttgcagctgtttcttctcattttgagtcatgccacatcagcaaatgaaggtcccgaaagcttactccatccacgtctttaaggtcgactctactttgagaaggcagctcttcaccagtcatcttttgagtgccttgcaacttgggggggctcatcttccagcactatgtcagacaatgttccacagctattcataaggttttcactggctaatgcttttcagaagtagactgccacatccttagCTCTTTAAAATGTCTTATCTGGCTTCCCAGCTTTTTGGGTGAGAAATTCATCTAGCCTATGCTGTCACAACACAACAGATATATAGGTGGGGCATCTCTTATAAGTTATCATAAGGATGGAACTCTTGAGAACAGCTGACTGAATCTAAATTTACCTGCACCAATGGGAAATAAATAGACGTGGAGTTGGCCTGTTGCCAACAACTCAGTGAATTATGCCTCAAAgatctcatctataaagtgggaatTAACTTTCCCTGTCCCATTCTTGGATTCCCTGGGTATAcaaatggttagcatgcttgtttgctgaacaaatgttggaaattcaagtccacccagaggtaccttggaagaaagtcctggagatctacttgaaaaaatcagccattgaaaactctatgaagcacagttctactctgacacacatgaggttgccatgagtaggaattgactcaatggcaactggtggtttgGCCCCACTCTCTGAACCCTTTTGAGAGAAAGACCTCTTGGAGAAAATGATCAGGGCATTTCAAAATCCCATGTTTAGTGTTCCATTTTCACTTGGGGAATCTTTGTTATAGGACATATTCCATGTGATCTCATTCTGGGCCAGAGAGAGGGTGACATCTGGAAAAGGCAGAAGGGAGGCAGGCTCAACGTAGTAGTACTGAGGAAGCCTGGGAGCAGAGGGCTGTCATGAGGAAGAGGACAGTGAAGGCAGTCATGGAAGCTACCATAATGCTGGGCAGACAGGAGGCTGGCTGAAGCGTCCCCACAGCGAGGACAAAACTTGAGTACTTGCAGCTGGTACTTTCTTCTTGGGTCCAAGCCATCGCCTCTTCTCTTCATGGAAAGCCCATGGCATCAGAAGATGGAAATGGACGGAGATGGGAGGGGAAAATTTTAATCATGGTTTTGGTGTTATCTGTGAGTTGCATAACCCAGAGGACCCTTTGGTCAACACATGGGTTCAGAGTGAAAGCAAGGACAGCTCAATTTTTTCTGCTGATTGAGACACTTCTGAGGAAATTATTTCCTCAATTCATTGGTGTTCTTCTGAAGAAAAGATTTCCCCAGTTAGTGGGTGAACAGGAGTTGGTATTGCCCACAGGCTTCCTCAAAAGAACAGATATATTTATGAACTGTGGGCTGACAGTTTCTCTCCCATAAAGCAGAAGGTTCTGATGTTCCCTCACAACTGCTCTGGACACACAGATGTTATATAAATGTTGATGCCATAAATGGTTCCAGTCATGAATAATCCTCACTCGAATGGACAAAATATTATTGAAATAGCCTGGATATCCCAATATTCCAAGATATGACAAGAGAAAGGTCAACATTTTTAGGATTTTGTTAATTTATCAAACACTCTTCAAGTGCCTATAATATGaagtcactttttaaaatttacacaTCATCTGAGTGATGATGAATAAATAATCATATAAGTAAGATTATTTATAACATTTAAAGAGTAGATGGCTGGTACACAAACAGCCATTAAACCATGTGTGTAGGTGTGGATTTCTTACTTATTCTTACTTATCTTTGAAATGATACCCTTCATGAGTATTGTAAAAATTTTAGCCATTACCTCTTCAGATACACCTGCGGTCTCATTCTCTCCCCTAGTTTTGGCATTCCAATTAATCAGATGACAGACACTCTAATCTCTCTTTTGTGTTTTccatctttctccttctcctcacTTCATTTCAGCGTGCTTTCACTTtgtgaggaaacactggtggtgtagtggttaagagttgggctgctaaccaaaaggtcagcagttcaaatccaccaggtgctcattggaaaccctatggggcagttctactctgtcctccagtatcagtaggagttggaatcaactcaacagcaatgttttttttttttaaacattatgaatatttcttcagttgcttttaaTCTGCTCTTAAACTTGTTCATTGAGTTTTCATTAcagtcattgatttttttttaagttctagcATTTCTTTTTGGCTCTTTTCCAAATCTGCAAAAGTACTTATTATAGTTACcagattgttgttcttgttaggtgccatcgaattggctctgactcatagcaaccctatctacaacagaatgaaacacttcctggtgatgtgctatccttacaatatttgctatgttagagcccactgttgcatctcattgagggttttcctcttttttggtgatcctctactttactaagcatgatgtccttcaccaggggctgatccctccaaataacacgtccaaagtacatgaaacgaaACCTCAgcatcctcactcctaaggagaattctggctgtatttctttcaagacagatttgtttgttcttttggcagtccatggcatattcaatattctctgacaacaccataattcaaatgcatcagtccttcttcagccttccttattcattgtccagcttttgcatgcatatgagatgattgaaaacaccatgacttgggccaggtgcaccttagtccccaaagtgacatctttgtttttcaacactttaaagaagtcctttgcagcagatttgcccagtgcaatacattgtttgatttcttgactgctgcttccatgcgagttgattgtaaatccaagtaatatgaaatacttgacaactgcaatattttctctgtttatcatgatgttgctcattggaccagttttgaggatttttgttttttttgtgttgagtttCCAGATTACTGCCCaaaattttaagctttttttttttttttttttaaatcagccatCTATTGCACTAGAATCTGGATTATGTTAAAAAGATTTCAGGGCTTGAGATTTTCTGGGTCACCCAGGTGTCTGAAAGTGGGCACCTGTCTATTTAAGGActggttcactttttttttttttcacttctgatCTACTTCTACTcctcaggtatcagcccaagcaGAGGATGATTTCCAAAGGTTCCTACACTTGGACAGCCCTGGATCTCATTTTTCCCTCCAGTTTGTTGAGGCTGTCAGTGGTTCAGTTTACCTTTTCAGCCACCTCTTCTGAACTGCAAACATCCTTAGTCTAGAAGAGGCCTAGAACGCTAGGTTTGTATCTATGGATTTCTgggatctcaaatcaataattcTTACTAATTTTTAGTTCTCAGACACTATTTTGAAGGTGTTTAAAAATAGATTTAGCTTTCTTTTTTAGTTATCTTCAATTTTGTCAAAATTACTTGCTCTACCATTAtgagaaggagcctgggtggagcaagtagtttgtgatcagctgccaacctgaaggttggcagttcaaacccacccagtggctccaaggaagaaaacgcctggtgatctgcttccataaagattatagccaagaaaaccctatgtagcagttctactctgtaacatatggggtctccatgagtcgggggctgactcatcagcagttaacaacaacaacaaccattgccATGAGCAGCAGTCCTGCAGCAATCCTATTTTCTTTCACTCACTCTCTCGTACCCATTCTAGTTATTATATAACAAATTGCTTGAGCACCTGTTATTTTCACTCCCCAGGCTACTTGATCTAGTCTAAGTGAAATTCACTTTCATCTCTGATAATGGCATAGAGAGATTATGGAGAAAgggaatattttaatttctttgaaataGAAAAATGTTTGCTTAATACCCCTAAATGTTCAGCATATGCTTGCCTTTTTCTCATTCATCTGTTGTTTTCAATGAAGGATATTACTTCTCTGTCAATCATATGCATGGCAcattcctcccctccccagccccaaaaTTGTGGGGAACAAGTGGAGCTGTTCTGGAGTTAAAACTTCATTAACATATATTTCTTCCCATTTGTTCTCAAGCATTAGGAACTATTGCTTCcctctgacttcctgaaatttttTGTAGAGTAATGCAAGATGTTGAGAAGGCTTGCCTTGTTGCAATTTTTCTAAAGAGATGGTCCAATAATTGGGGCCAAATATATGCTCCAAGGTGAATAGAACCTGGAGATAGCAAGACAGGCCCCACCATCTTCACTCCTAACCCCGCACTTCCTCCAGTCTATATAATTAAAGATTGGGGAATGGTGCAAGGAGAGAAAAATTGATGCTGGTACAAACTGCTGTCACTCCTCTACCCAATGGAACCAAGAGAAGGGATGTATCTTGGAAAAAGAGTCATGTGTAACAATTTGTCTGCAAGGAGGGAAGAACTTCTGTTCATTCCCAAATTGAGATTTCTGCATAACAGCAGGTATGTTGTTAGGCTTACAGCCTATTGGCACAGGCGAAAAGGCAACTGGCAATAAACGGCTGGGTAGGAAGACTTTGTTGCACTTACTTTtcaagaaagaataaatttcctaTAGATCAAGTGATGTACTAGAAGATAGAGCTGTCTGGCCATTACCCCACCCAAGAGGATGGTCTTTGCTTACCTGGAGTAGACTGTCTCTTATCAGGGAGCTGTGCATTTCTGATAGATATGGTCTAGGTAGAACACGGGCTCATCGAGGGAAGCTTTCCTGGTGGTTAATTAAGATTGGGTCTTGAACTCTGGTCTGTAAGTTTGATTCCAAcactactagctgtgtgaccttgggcaagttttttCAACTCACTGAAACCATTTCTTCATATGTCAGATGGGAATTAAGAGTATATACAAAATGACACTTCGAAGGCTAGAGAATGCCTGTAAACCTCTTAGCACAGACCATGGCTCATAGGAAGCTCTCAAAAACTGTTAACTTGTATTCTTAAGAAAGCTTAATTTATAATAATGCATGACAGAATGTCTTACATTGGTGTTCATTTAAGTGGTGGACTTTCCCGATAcatacaaatttttctttttaatagttagctttttttttcagtctatagGGGATGTATCACCAGTGTAAAGTCTGTTGTAATTAGAATGGCACTCATCCTCTTTCTCTTGTCTTCCCTTCCTACTCAGATGTCCCCCCTAATCATTCCCTTTTATTCCTTTCAACCATTGAAATGGATTttttaggaaaacaaaaacaatggaaTAACCATATGTCTGAGGTTTACTTAAAAACATGAAAAGTATCTTTATTGTTCTGGCATTTTTAGCAGAGTAAAGGGCTCAGAAAAACTCAGTAAGCATCTGTGGATGGATTTGGTTCAATGTCTACCTAGAGAGAACAGCAGGATCATTCTAAATATGAGTCAGCCACTGGGACTCATAGCCCAGTGGGAAGGGATGGTGGGGATAAGAGGATGCAATAAGATTTCTCAGAGAAAACATCCAAGGAGTAAAACAATTTAGAATATTTAAATGGCTTGCATAAACTAAAGTTATGAAAGATTTTAGAGTATGGTTAGTGAAAGGAGGGACCTATAGGAGAAGGACATCTGGGGTTATGAGGTTATTCCCCTAGTTCAAGTTTCTGCTCCCCAGTCTACCCACCCCTCTAACTGGTTTCTTCTAGACAACTCAGGAATTCTGCTCCAGGTCCCGGACATATTTCTGCACCCAGTCGCTCCTGGGATTAGCACAGACATGGTAACCCTTTTTGGTGAAGAAACTGTGGAGAGAGCAGAAGTATCATATAGAGAAATGAGTAAGGACATTCTTGACTAATTATgactccttcctccctcttcagGTCCTGGGAGACTCAGGACTAGTCCATTTTATCAAGGAATCATCCCCTAAACCCCAGGGACCCCCAGTCCTTCCCTGAGTGATTTATGGGGACTCTTTCAGGCCACCCTCTTTCTGCTGTCTGGTCCTCTCCTCTCTTCCGTCTACTTTCGGAAGGGTCACTGTTGGCTCCCTGCAGGCCCCAGCCATGTCAGGAAACAGCCCAGTGGCCTCTCTCCCTGTGTCCTGTGCCCATACAGGTCTCCAGAGGGATGGGCTTTCCTAGGATGGCTCCTTACTTATCAGCTGGTTACTTGAGAGCTGCTCCTCACCTCAGCTTCTATGGACACTCTTTCCTGATGTGTCCTGCCTGTCTTTTCCCAGGGACAGGCAGGGAAACAGATACTTACATGACACCAGGCTTGGTGCACTCGCCGCCGGTTTTAAAATAGGCAATCACAACTTTTTGGGGTGGTGGCCGGGAAGTGTAGGAGAGGCAGCAGTTGGATGGAGTGTAAACATAATCTGTGAGGGAGCAAGGGTAACAGGAGTCATTGCTGAGGAGAACAAGTAGCCCTGAGAGAAccaggaagaagcagagagaggcagCATAAATCAGAGTTGAAGTTTTGGGGAAAAAGGAGctgcttctgtatttttttttttttttctgtaaagatcacggccaagaaaaccctatggagcagttctactctgtgactcatgggtttgtcatgagtcagaattgacttgacagcacaagagaagcacaacaacaatttcatATGGGGAGTCTCAGGCCACAGCCCTTGGAAGATGTCTGATTTCTGGCAAGAGTGTGGTGAACGACTGTGAAAGAAAACTGAACAACTGACTCACTTGTTTGAGAGGAGTCTTGGAAGCCGAGGACCAAGTTGAAGAGGAGGATGAAGAGGGCAGCCACGGAGACCTTCATGATGCTGGACAGGCAGAGAAATGTGGGCAGAGCTGAGCAGGTCCTTGGAAATGCACTACTGCTGACTTCCTTCTGGGATCTGAGCTATCTCCCCTACTTCTTATAGACATCCCTGGGTCACAAGACATGGAAATTGAAGGTGCCTAGGCAAGAAAATTTTAAGCATAATTGTGTCATGTGAATTACATTACCCAAGGTTGCCTATGGTTACCAGAGTTTAAGGGACACACAAGAATGGCTTAGCTGCTTACTTGGTTGGGGTGTTTATGAGGAAGTTTGTTCTCCAGATGGGTGACTGGAATTTGGAATCATGCTTAGCTGTTTCCTCCTCACATGATGGGTATCTCTTTAAAGTGAGAATTCACAGCCTCCTTCCACAGGGCAGAACATTCTGATGGATTTCCGCAATTGTTCTGACTGAATAAATGCGACATGTGCAATGATGCCACTGAGCCTGGAGAAGCCTAAGCTAAGCTTAACTGCATCTAAATGGACAGACATCTAGGTGTGGTTGGGACGTATGGTAAAAGTAGGGTTAGCCTTCCAGTAATGGCTTCATTTACTAAATATTCACCGTAGGCCTACAATGAGGTCACTGGGCTCAGCACTGGATGAGGGTTAGCAGCCTTAAAAGTATTCATACTCtttaaatcagagactccacttCTCAAAACCTATCCTATGGAAATGAACCTACAAATGGAGACAGTTTTAGGAACAGTGTTTGACACAGCTTATTTTTGATCAAATAGTTGGTACCAAACTACATATTCTACAATGGTGGTGTTGGTGGCGGGGAAACAATAGTTGCTATTAAATCGATTCTAGCTCATGGAgactctgtgtgtcagaggagaactatgttccatagggttttcaatggctgatttttcagaaatagattgccagacttttcttccggggtgcctctgagtggactcaaacctccaacctctccatTAACATTCAAGCAtgtttcactgtttgcaccatccagggactctacaATGGTGGCATGATAAAGTAAACCAACTGCTGGACCATTAGGCACCCTCTTAAACAAATAGAATGAAGTGCAAATACTTCATTTTTAGTATTAAATATTAACAAGCAAGgtgaaaaatttcataagtaatttcattaaaaaaaaacccaaagagagTGAAATAAAACCTTAATGGTGGTTTTGTTTGGGATATTAGGGATTTCCTTTTTAATGAGATGTAACAGAAATATGAACACACCACAAGTGTAGAGCTTGAAGAATTATTACTAAATGCACACAACCGTGCAACCACTGCTCAGTTCAAGAAACAGAACAATAGCCTTCTCTGGTGCCCTCTCCCCATCTATaccctctcctctctcttccaGTTTTACCACTATCCTGACATCTAGCCTCATAGActatctttgcctgtttttttgttgttgttgtttgtttattttctaaacatatgtatatatattttggggtgaaaatacacacaaaaaaaatatgaCAATTGAACAATTTCtgcgtgcacaattcagtgacactgattactttCTTCAGGTAGTACGGCCATTCTCACTATCTTTTTCCAAGTAATCCCACCACCTTTAACATACATTCAAAGCACCTTAAGCCAAaactccttctttctccctccctcctgcccctggtaaccactaataatttttggtttctatatattttcttggtgccctggtggtccagtggttaagagatcggctgctatccaaaaggttggctgtttgaatccaccggtggtaccttggaaactctacggggctgttctactctgtccagtagggttgctatgagacagaatcgactagagggtaacaggttttgttttttgactcatatatttacttatttcatataagtgagatcgtacagtgtttgtccttttgtgactggcttatctCTCTCAACATGAGTTTTTGAAATTTACTTAAATGAGATCATAAAgtaggtttttgtttgtattaCTCAATCTTTTACTTAAAGTATGTTTGTCAGATTCGTCTATGTTGTTGTATGTAGCCacagtttgaaatttttcatttctgtgtagtattccattacatgAACACACTACAATTTGTCTATTTCAGTGTTGATGGACATTAGAGTTGCCTCTAGTTTgggagctattatgaataatgctgctataaatacTCTTGTGCGTGTCCTTTGGGGCACATTTTTTGTTGAGTACGTACCAAAGAATGACCTTGCAGAATCAGATTTTAATACACAGATAAAATTTGGTAGTAGACGCCTtaccgttttccaaagtggttgtgaaGTTATACTCCCACCAGAAATGCATGAGACCCACTCACTCTGCTTTTTTGTCCATACTTGATAGTGTCAGTCTTTTAGATTATAATCATTCTGGTGGGgtgtagtggtatctcagtgtggttttaatttgcacctCCCTGATGCCCTATGATGTTGGACGCTGCTTCATGTATTTATTAGCAGtatgtgtattttcttttgtgaagtgtctattcaagtcttttgtccattGCCTATTGGGTTGTTTAGCAAGAAAATTCTCACGCCCACCAAGATCTCTCTATCCCTCTCTCTAACGTATGAAGCTCAGGACCAGTTTATGTTTCAAAGACTGTCCCCAGCCCTCATATCCCCAAGTACCTTCCCTGGGTGACTCATGTGGCAGTCTCTCTCCTGCTGTCACTTTCttgcctctctcctttctctgcttGGACAGCTCCTCCCTGGTTCCCTGAAGGCCCCAGACCAGGTCAGAAAGCACCTCTGTGGCTGCTTCCTGTGTCCTGCACACTCAGTGAGCCTCAGGAAGCTGGGCCTTCTCAGGATGGCTCCCCACCCTCCTACCTGTGCCTGTACAGGTTACTTGTCTCCCCATGTCCTGTGGGCTGTCTCTCTTCCACATGCCTCTCTCTCTCCAGGCAAGAGGACCGGCATGAATATTACACCAgggtaaaaaaaaccaaaaaacaataaaaaccaaacccattaccatcgagtcaattccgactcatagagacgttacaggacagagtacaactaccccatagagtttccaaggagcacctggtagattcaaattgccgacccattggttagcagccatagcacttaaccactatgccaccagagtagGAGCACACAATAATCACCAGCAAATTTGGAACAGATCTGGGGAGACATAAG
The window above is part of the Elephas maximus indicus isolate mEleMax1 chromosome 19, mEleMax1 primary haplotype, whole genome shotgun sequence genome. Proteins encoded here:
- the LOC126062394 gene encoding C-C motif chemokine 3-like — protein: MKVSVAALFILLFNLVLGFQDSSQTNYVYTPSNCCLSYTSRPPPQKVVIAYFKTGGECTKPGVIFFTKKGYHVCANPRSDWVQKYVRDLEQNS